In Marinobacter sp. LQ44, the following are encoded in one genomic region:
- the ilvA gene encoding threonine ammonia-lyase, biosynthetic, whose product MPQRYIKKILDARVYDVAIETPLTEARSLSKRFGNNILLKREDLQPVFSFKIRGAYNRIAQLSEEQKAKGVICASAGNHAQGVALAAKKLGIKAVIVMPQTTPEIKVRSVRDHGARVVLKGDAFDEAAAHAQELIKKHGYTYIPPYDDPDVIAGQGTVAMEIMWQFSQPIHAIFICVGGGGLIAGMAAYIKYLRPEIKVIGVEPEDSNCLQAALAAGERVVLDEVGIFADGVAVKQIGKYPWEICKDYVDEVITVSTDEICAAIKDVFEDTRSIAEPAGALGVAGIKKYIEREQIENENLIATLSGANMNFDRLRYISERTEIGEKREAILAVTIPERPGAFKTFINALHKRSITEFNYRYSDSDDATIFVGIQIQAGGHGREDLVQELRENGYSVIDLTDSDLAKQHIRHMVGGHAPSVDNEVVYQFEFPERPGALLKFLMSLGTRWNISLFHYRNHGAAYSRVLLGAQVNEAEIPDFEKMLEKVGFRYENMTDNEAYRLFLGAGNGSASER is encoded by the coding sequence ATGCCGCAACGCTACATCAAGAAGATTCTCGATGCGCGGGTCTATGACGTCGCCATCGAAACACCCCTGACTGAAGCCCGTAGCCTCTCCAAGCGCTTTGGCAACAATATTCTGCTCAAGCGTGAAGACCTTCAGCCGGTGTTTTCCTTCAAGATTCGCGGCGCCTACAACCGGATTGCCCAGCTCTCTGAAGAGCAGAAAGCCAAAGGGGTGATTTGTGCCTCCGCTGGCAACCATGCCCAGGGCGTGGCGTTGGCGGCCAAGAAGTTGGGTATCAAGGCAGTGATCGTGATGCCCCAGACCACCCCGGAGATCAAAGTGCGCTCGGTGAGGGACCACGGTGCCCGGGTAGTGCTCAAAGGCGATGCTTTTGATGAAGCCGCGGCCCATGCCCAGGAGCTGATCAAGAAACACGGCTATACCTACATCCCGCCCTACGATGACCCGGACGTCATCGCCGGGCAGGGCACGGTGGCCATGGAAATCATGTGGCAGTTCAGCCAGCCCATCCACGCCATCTTTATCTGCGTGGGCGGCGGTGGCCTGATTGCCGGTATGGCCGCCTACATCAAATACCTTCGCCCGGAGATCAAGGTAATCGGTGTTGAACCCGAAGATTCCAACTGCTTGCAAGCAGCGCTCGCGGCCGGTGAGCGGGTGGTCCTGGACGAAGTGGGCATCTTTGCCGACGGTGTGGCGGTCAAGCAGATTGGCAAATACCCTTGGGAAATCTGCAAAGATTACGTGGACGAAGTGATCACCGTTTCCACCGACGAAATCTGCGCAGCCATTAAGGATGTGTTCGAAGACACCCGCTCCATCGCCGAGCCCGCTGGGGCTTTAGGTGTTGCCGGCATCAAGAAATACATCGAGCGTGAGCAGATCGAAAACGAAAACCTGATCGCCACGCTCAGTGGCGCCAACATGAATTTCGACCGTTTGCGTTACATTTCAGAGCGCACCGAAATCGGTGAGAAGCGCGAGGCCATCCTGGCGGTCACCATCCCGGAACGCCCGGGTGCCTTCAAGACCTTTATCAACGCCTTGCACAAGCGCAGCATCACCGAATTCAACTACCGCTATTCGGACTCTGACGACGCCACCATCTTCGTCGGTATCCAGATCCAGGCCGGCGGCCACGGCCGGGAAGACCTGGTACAGGAACTCCGCGAAAACGGCTACTCTGTGATCGACCTCACCGACAGCGACCTGGCCAAACAACACATCCGCCACATGGTCGGCGGCCATGCGCCATCGGTGGATAACGAAGTGGTGTACCAGTTCGAATTCCCCGAACGCCCGGGCGCCCTGCTGAAATTCCTGATGTCCCTCGGCACCCGCTGGAACATCTCCCTGTTCCACTACCGAAACCACGGCGCCGCCTACAGCCGCGTGCTGCTGGGAGCGCAGGTCAACGAAGCGGAAATCCCCGATTTCGAAAAGATGCTGGAGAAGGTGGGTTTCCGTTACGAAAACATGACCGATAACGAAGCCTACCGGCTGTTCCTGGGCGCGGGAAACGGAAGCGCAAGCGAACGTTAG
- the rpiA gene encoding ribose-5-phosphate isomerase RpiA, with protein MTQDELKQAVAKAAVDYIAPKLERSSIVGVGTGSTANFFIDFLAQYKDEFDGAVASSEATAERLKKHGIEVYDLNSVSEMEFYVDGADETNANLELIKGGGAALTREKIVAAVAKTFICIADGSKMVDILGDFPLPVEVIPMARSHVGREIVKLGGDPVYRDGVTTDNGNIIIDVHNLDISRPIQMEEKLNNIVGVVTNGLFARRPADLLLLGTSEGVKSIRRNGA; from the coding sequence ATGACGCAGGACGAACTCAAACAAGCCGTTGCCAAAGCAGCCGTGGACTACATTGCCCCGAAACTGGAACGCAGCAGCATTGTCGGCGTGGGCACTGGCAGCACCGCCAACTTTTTTATCGACTTCCTGGCCCAGTACAAAGATGAATTCGACGGCGCCGTGGCAAGCTCCGAAGCCACCGCAGAACGCCTGAAAAAGCACGGTATTGAAGTCTATGACCTGAACAGCGTCAGTGAGATGGAGTTTTATGTCGACGGTGCCGACGAAACCAACGCCAACCTGGAGCTGATCAAAGGCGGCGGCGCCGCGCTGACCCGGGAGAAAATCGTAGCGGCTGTCGCCAAAACCTTCATTTGCATCGCTGATGGCTCGAAAATGGTGGACATCCTTGGCGACTTCCCGCTGCCGGTGGAAGTCATCCCCATGGCACGCAGCCATGTCGGCCGGGAAATCGTGAAGCTCGGCGGTGATCCCGTGTACCGTGACGGTGTTACCACCGACAACGGCAACATCATCATCGACGTCCACAACCTGGATATCTCCCGCCCGATCCAGATGGAAGAAAAACTGAACAACATCGTGGGCGTGGTCACCAACGGTCTGTTCGCCCGCCGCCCGGCCGACCTGTTGCTGCTGGGCACCAGCGAGGGCGTGAAGAGCATCCGCCGTAACGGCGCCTGA
- a CDS encoding acyl-CoA dehydrogenase family protein produces the protein MSDYFNETHEQVRQTARKFIETHVRPYIDDWEEAGEFPREIYQLAGDAGLLGIGFPEALGGIAEGDIFMKVAVSEELMRSTSGGFVASIGSLDIGLPPVAKWAKKEIREQIVPPVLRGEKIAALAVTEPGGGSDVANLKTRAVKDGDHYIVNGSKTFITSGTRADHYTVAVRTGGEGHAGISLLLIDHDMPGFSTGKKLKKMGWWASDTAELFFEDCRVPADRLIGAENAGFIAIMSNFLAERLSLSIMAYMTAQLAYEAALDYTKQRQAFGRNIAGFQVIRHKLVDMATQIDIAREYTYRCAALMQAGKNPIKQVAMAKNFSVDVCEKVTREAVQLFGGMGYMRESVVERLYRDAKLLSIGGGTTEIMKELIAKQIRL, from the coding sequence GTGTCTGACTACTTCAACGAAACCCACGAGCAGGTGCGCCAGACCGCGCGCAAATTCATCGAAACCCACGTACGCCCTTACATAGACGACTGGGAAGAAGCCGGCGAATTCCCCCGGGAAATCTACCAGCTCGCAGGCGACGCAGGGCTTCTGGGCATTGGCTTCCCTGAGGCTCTGGGCGGCATCGCTGAGGGCGACATTTTTATGAAAGTGGCGGTTTCCGAAGAACTGATGCGTTCCACCTCCGGTGGCTTTGTGGCCAGCATCGGCTCCCTGGACATCGGCCTGCCGCCGGTGGCCAAGTGGGCTAAAAAAGAGATTCGGGAGCAGATCGTGCCTCCCGTTCTGCGCGGTGAAAAAATTGCCGCCCTGGCCGTCACCGAACCCGGTGGCGGCTCCGACGTGGCGAACCTGAAGACCCGGGCGGTAAAAGATGGTGATCACTACATCGTCAACGGCAGCAAAACGTTCATCACCAGCGGCACCCGCGCCGATCACTACACGGTGGCTGTGCGCACCGGGGGCGAAGGCCACGCCGGCATCAGCCTGCTGCTGATCGATCACGACATGCCTGGCTTCTCCACCGGCAAGAAACTCAAAAAAATGGGCTGGTGGGCGAGCGACACTGCCGAGCTGTTCTTTGAAGACTGCCGGGTGCCTGCAGACCGCCTGATCGGCGCCGAAAACGCCGGCTTTATCGCCATCATGAGTAACTTCCTGGCCGAACGCCTGAGTCTGTCCATCATGGCCTACATGACCGCTCAACTGGCCTACGAGGCTGCCCTGGACTACACCAAACAACGCCAGGCCTTCGGCCGCAACATCGCCGGCTTCCAGGTCATCCGCCATAAGCTGGTGGACATGGCGACGCAGATCGACATCGCCCGGGAATACACCTACCGCTGCGCTGCGTTGATGCAAGCCGGCAAGAACCCGATCAAACAGGTGGCAATGGCGAAGAATTTCTCTGTGGACGTGTGCGAAAAGGTTACCCGCGAAGCGGTACAGCTGTTCGGTGGCATGGGCTATATGAGGGAATCCGTGGTAGAGCGGCTGTATCGGGATGCCAAGCTTCTGTCTATTGGCGGCGGCACTACGGAAATCATGAAAGAGCTGATTGCCAAACAGATCAGGCTTTAA
- the ppa gene encoding inorganic diphosphatase, which produces MQFDNIPAGKNPPEDIYVAIEIPANSSPVKYELDKDMGALLVDRFMATPMFYPANYGFIPHTLADDGDPIDVLVVTPYPIQAGCVIRCRPVGVLNMEDEAGGDAKLVAVPHDKLTTTYHDVKEIDDLPELLRNQIRHFFENYKTLEPGKWVKVQGWGNASEAKKAIEDAVNAYKG; this is translated from the coding sequence ATGCAATTCGACAACATCCCCGCTGGCAAGAACCCGCCAGAAGACATCTACGTAGCCATCGAGATTCCGGCTAACAGCTCCCCGGTCAAGTACGAGCTGGACAAAGACATGGGCGCCCTGCTGGTTGACCGGTTCATGGCCACCCCCATGTTCTACCCGGCCAACTACGGCTTCATCCCCCACACCCTGGCTGATGACGGCGATCCCATCGATGTGCTGGTTGTTACCCCGTACCCCATTCAGGCTGGCTGCGTGATTCGCTGTCGCCCGGTAGGCGTGCTGAACATGGAAGACGAAGCCGGTGGTGATGCCAAGCTGGTTGCGGTGCCGCACGACAAGCTGACCACCACCTACCACGATGTTAAAGAGATCGACGACCTGCCGGAGCTGCTGCGCAACCAGATCCGTCACTTCTTCGAAAACTACAAGACGCTGGAGCCCGGCAAGTGGGTGAAGGTACAGGGCTGGGGCAACGCCTCCGAAGCCAAAAAAGCCATTGAAGACGCGGTTAACGCCTACAAAGGCTGA
- a CDS encoding DUF2333 family protein encodes MPGKITQYFRDKKDDIQDYTGGNGVIGKFVLAILLVYLLVTTILGMYWSSEPDTFSVREHTRALASDMGREPVTGFATTATMIKIAETLLDKPGGYISNDIFPPGLWMDNMPNWEFGVLVQLRDLSRAMRKDISRSQSQSAEDADLIIAEPQFHFDSGSWAIPSTEREYRRGINALKRYLDRLSHPEQPNAQFFARADNLNNWLADLETRLGSLSRTLSESVGKASVSEALANLNPDDPLAEDTGGDDVKTPWTKIDDVFYEARGSAWALLHIFKAIEVDFRKVLQDKNAMASVKQIIIELEGTQQPMWSPVILNGSGFGVLANHSLTMAAYLSRANAAISDMRDLLSRG; translated from the coding sequence ATGCCGGGCAAAATCACACAGTACTTCAGGGACAAGAAAGACGACATTCAGGATTACACCGGAGGCAACGGTGTCATTGGCAAGTTTGTTCTGGCAATCCTGTTGGTATATCTGCTAGTAACCACCATTCTCGGTATGTACTGGAGCAGTGAGCCAGATACCTTTTCTGTGCGAGAGCACACCCGTGCTCTCGCCAGTGACATGGGCCGGGAGCCGGTGACCGGTTTTGCCACCACGGCCACGATGATCAAGATTGCCGAAACCTTGCTGGACAAACCCGGTGGCTACATTTCCAACGATATCTTCCCGCCCGGGTTGTGGATGGACAACATGCCCAACTGGGAGTTTGGTGTGCTGGTGCAGTTGCGGGATCTGTCCAGAGCCATGCGTAAGGACATCAGCCGTTCTCAGAGCCAGTCTGCTGAAGACGCGGACCTGATCATCGCCGAGCCGCAGTTTCATTTTGACAGCGGTAGCTGGGCCATTCCTTCCACGGAGCGGGAGTACCGTCGGGGCATTAATGCGCTGAAACGATACCTGGACCGGCTGTCTCATCCGGAGCAGCCCAACGCTCAGTTTTTTGCCCGTGCTGACAACCTCAATAACTGGCTGGCAGACCTTGAAACCCGGTTGGGCAGCCTGTCACGAACGCTCAGCGAGAGTGTCGGGAAAGCCTCGGTTTCGGAAGCCCTGGCGAACCTCAACCCGGATGATCCGCTGGCGGAAGACACCGGTGGTGATGACGTGAAAACGCCCTGGACCAAAATTGATGACGTGTTCTATGAGGCCCGGGGCAGCGCCTGGGCATTGCTGCACATCTTCAAGGCCATTGAGGTGGATTTCCGCAAGGTATTGCAGGACAAAAATGCCATGGCCAGCGTGAAGCAGATCATTATTGAGCTTGAGGGCACGCAACAGCCCATGTGGAGCCCGGTGATTCTGAACGGCAGCGGCTTCGGGGTGCTGGCGAATCACTCACTCACCATGGCGGCCTATCTGTCGCGGGCGAACGCGGCCATCAGTGATATGCGGGATCTGCTGTCCAGGGGTTAA
- a CDS encoding EAL domain-containing protein, with amino-acid sequence MAGMLGKRDQQHGVITLQGLLLVFTGGLLVLILTASFITSFGYFRGYVADQLGDHARDGATATGLSLSNAIDGSDPVAAASLLDAVFDSGRYLSVEYLDHSDSLIAGRRMPLQGTAAPGWFIRLASLPRPMAEAEVVRGWSRLGKVRVVSHPGRAYDDLWRITVGLLVGVLAIGGAGLVVLHLLLGRILSPLKALEAQAKALGQRDFRKRVDIKSTRELNQVTEAMNQMADDLGQLFEGQGKLIQHLRKVNNEDPVTGLASRSAFDQRLRAELESEEKAAPGVLIMIQLGVFVDYNRAYGRSEGDLLLKQVAGCLRRFVKRHAESFAGRRTGAEFAVFLPGASAADVRVWAEELVAELDGLYADHAAPMDTIVHAGLAVTAEGLGSRDLLAAADEALVAAQQRDESCCWVAETGPENHHNMETWRAIISQAIRDRSLSLWLQPMVQGVEQSVVHYQVFSRINSPEGVLKAGLFVPVAERLGLIKDIDRLLIERVLERLASHPGERLAVSLGSASVADPEFRSDLLASLGQAGPLVSRLWVGVAEQTIHHHRKDVSTLVRELVRLGVPVLVDRFGVGGVPFSYLKNLPFRAMRIDNSFIHNLDSHDENRFWLESVLAIARSRGVKVFATGVETAAEYSVLCKLGIDGAMGYHLGRPFAAD; translated from the coding sequence ATGGCGGGGATGCTTGGAAAGAGAGATCAGCAGCACGGCGTGATTACGCTTCAGGGGCTATTACTGGTGTTTACCGGTGGCTTGCTGGTGCTCATTCTCACGGCGTCGTTCATCACCAGTTTCGGCTATTTTCGGGGCTACGTAGCCGATCAGCTCGGTGACCATGCCCGGGACGGCGCCACGGCCACGGGCTTATCCTTGTCGAACGCCATTGATGGCTCAGATCCGGTGGCAGCTGCGTCGCTGCTTGATGCCGTGTTCGACAGTGGCCGGTACTTGTCCGTGGAATACCTTGATCACAGTGATAGCCTGATTGCGGGCAGAAGAATGCCGCTTCAGGGTACTGCCGCCCCTGGCTGGTTTATCCGTTTGGCCTCCCTGCCGCGGCCAATGGCTGAGGCCGAAGTCGTGCGTGGCTGGAGCCGTCTGGGCAAGGTTCGTGTGGTCAGTCATCCGGGCCGGGCTTACGACGATCTCTGGCGCATTACCGTGGGACTGTTGGTGGGCGTGCTGGCCATCGGCGGTGCCGGTCTGGTCGTCCTGCACCTGTTGCTGGGGCGAATACTGAGCCCGCTGAAAGCGTTGGAAGCTCAGGCCAAGGCTTTGGGGCAGCGGGATTTTCGGAAACGGGTCGACATCAAGTCAACCCGGGAACTGAACCAGGTTACCGAAGCCATGAATCAGATGGCGGATGACCTCGGCCAGTTGTTTGAGGGGCAAGGCAAGCTGATCCAGCATTTGCGCAAGGTGAACAACGAAGATCCCGTGACCGGCTTGGCCAGTCGGAGTGCCTTTGATCAGCGACTGCGGGCTGAGCTTGAATCCGAGGAAAAGGCTGCCCCGGGCGTGCTGATTATGATCCAGCTCGGCGTTTTCGTTGACTACAACAGGGCCTATGGCCGCAGCGAGGGTGACCTGCTCCTGAAGCAGGTTGCCGGCTGTCTGCGGCGCTTTGTGAAGCGGCATGCTGAATCTTTCGCCGGGCGCAGGACGGGGGCTGAATTCGCGGTTTTCCTGCCGGGCGCATCCGCGGCAGATGTCCGTGTGTGGGCGGAAGAACTGGTGGCGGAACTTGACGGGCTTTATGCGGATCATGCCGCACCGATGGATACCATCGTGCACGCTGGCCTTGCGGTGACCGCAGAAGGGCTGGGCAGCCGGGACCTGCTGGCGGCGGCTGACGAAGCCCTGGTGGCAGCCCAACAGCGGGATGAATCCTGCTGCTGGGTGGCCGAAACGGGCCCGGAGAATCACCACAACATGGAAACCTGGCGGGCTATCATCAGCCAGGCGATACGTGACCGCAGTTTGTCGCTGTGGTTACAGCCCATGGTGCAGGGCGTTGAACAGTCGGTGGTTCACTATCAGGTGTTTTCCCGTATCAACAGTCCTGAAGGGGTTCTCAAGGCAGGTTTGTTTGTACCTGTGGCCGAGCGCCTTGGGCTAATCAAGGACATTGACCGGCTGCTGATCGAGCGGGTTCTGGAGCGCCTGGCGAGCCATCCAGGGGAGCGCCTGGCGGTATCCCTGGGGAGTGCGTCTGTTGCTGACCCGGAGTTCCGGAGTGATTTGCTGGCGAGTCTTGGGCAGGCAGGGCCTCTGGTTAGTCGTCTTTGGGTTGGTGTGGCCGAGCAGACCATTCACCATCACCGCAAGGATGTCAGCACACTGGTTCGAGAGCTCGTCCGGCTCGGGGTGCCGGTTCTGGTGGATCGTTTCGGGGTGGGGGGCGTGCCGTTCAGCTACCTGAAGAATCTGCCGTTCCGGGCCATGCGTATCGATAACAGCTTCATCCATAACCTGGACAGCCATGATGAAAATCGTTTCTGGCTGGAGTCCGTGCTGGCCATTGCGCGCAGCCGGGGCGTGAAGGTTTTTGCGACAGGAGTGGAAACGGCAGCAGAATACTCGGTACTCTGTAAACTGGGTATTGATGGAGCCATGGGATACCATCTTGGCAGGCCATTTGCCGCTGATTGA
- a CDS encoding diguanylate cyclase, translating into MNDESQKEKLRQHFARRVTTQARVVLDTWQKIREDRDQAAVYRDELVSATDKLVRYAKRFEMESHAAAAEHILGLLEHWHQSSPLVDDQARQLEDATETLRHCTQRRTDQETTDTPQQYRRTPVYIALSNGEMAARLIRQLEFFGFRASAFSSASDLIEACALSKPETILMDVNFGGDTNSGIATVEQLQEQHDTPIPIIFMSDEDGSIETRLRASRCGGEEFFYPAVDPGQLIEKIETYTHGNTVEPYKVLVLDDSRAQAKYMETVLKKAGMTAHIITDPMQIIHALEEFSPEIIILDMYMPGCTGMEIARVIRQQDRFHSVPIIYLSAEEDVSKQLHAMSLGGDDFLTKPIDPKHLIATLHNRGRRARSLLALMIRDSLTGLYNHTHTLHLLEQEIVRARQKDQPLCFAMLDIDYFKKVNDTFGHPIGDRVLRSLSMFLKQRLRKTDHIGRYGGEEFAIILPNTRHGDARNVLNEIRERFSELVQPAGDREFNVTFSCGISAWQGDSAQSLCERADRALYTSKEHGRNCVSLAES; encoded by the coding sequence ATGAACGACGAAAGCCAGAAAGAAAAACTCAGGCAGCATTTCGCCCGCCGTGTGACCACCCAGGCCAGGGTGGTTCTGGATACCTGGCAGAAGATTCGCGAAGACAGGGATCAAGCCGCGGTTTACCGCGATGAGCTGGTCTCGGCAACGGACAAGCTGGTCCGCTATGCCAAGCGGTTCGAAATGGAAAGCCATGCGGCCGCTGCGGAGCACATCCTGGGACTGCTTGAGCACTGGCACCAGAGCTCCCCCCTTGTGGATGACCAGGCACGGCAACTGGAAGATGCCACCGAGACTCTGCGCCATTGCACCCAACGCCGTACCGACCAGGAAACCACCGACACGCCCCAGCAGTACCGGCGCACACCGGTCTACATTGCGCTGTCCAACGGTGAAATGGCCGCTCGCCTGATCCGCCAGCTGGAATTTTTCGGGTTCCGGGCCTCCGCGTTCAGCAGTGCCTCTGACCTGATTGAGGCCTGCGCCCTGAGCAAGCCGGAAACCATCCTCATGGATGTCAACTTTGGCGGCGACACCAACAGTGGTATTGCCACTGTAGAGCAGCTACAGGAGCAGCACGACACGCCCATACCGATCATCTTCATGAGCGATGAAGACGGCAGCATTGAAACCCGCCTGCGAGCATCCCGGTGTGGTGGCGAGGAATTTTTCTACCCGGCGGTGGACCCCGGCCAGTTGATCGAAAAGATCGAAACCTACACCCATGGCAATACGGTCGAGCCCTACAAGGTGCTGGTTCTGGATGACTCCCGGGCCCAGGCCAAATACATGGAAACGGTGTTGAAGAAAGCGGGCATGACCGCCCACATCATCACCGATCCGATGCAGATTATTCACGCCCTGGAAGAGTTTTCGCCGGAAATCATCATTCTGGACATGTACATGCCCGGCTGCACCGGCATGGAGATCGCCCGGGTGATCCGTCAGCAGGATCGCTTCCACAGCGTTCCCATCATTTACCTGTCCGCGGAAGAAGACGTCAGCAAGCAGCTGCACGCTATGAGCCTGGGGGGCGACGACTTCCTGACCAAGCCCATCGACCCCAAGCACCTGATTGCCACCCTGCACAACCGTGGCCGCCGGGCCCGGTCATTGCTGGCACTGATGATTCGCGACAGCCTCACCGGCCTGTATAACCACACCCATACCCTGCATCTGCTGGAGCAGGAAATCGTGCGGGCCCGGCAGAAAGACCAACCCCTGTGTTTCGCAATGCTCGACATCGATTACTTCAAAAAGGTTAACGACACCTTTGGCCACCCCATTGGCGACCGGGTACTGCGAAGCCTGTCGATGTTTCTAAAGCAGCGACTGCGAAAAACAGATCACATCGGGCGTTATGGTGGTGAGGAGTTTGCGATCATTCTGCCCAACACACGGCACGGTGACGCCCGCAACGTGTTGAATGAAATCCGCGAGCGCTTCTCCGAGCTGGTACAGCCGGCCGGCGACCGGGAATTCAACGTCACCTTCAGTTGCGGCATCTCCGCCTGGCAGGGTGACAGCGCCCAGTCCCTGTGCGAGCGCGCAGACCGAGCGCTTTACACGTCCAAGGAACACGGGCGTAATTGCGTTTCCCTGGCAGAATCCTGA
- the aroQ gene encoding type II 3-dehydroquinate dehydratase has translation MSTILVLHGPNLNMLGTREPEVYGYETLADIDDRLHEKAAEQGHHLLHLQSNAEYELIERVHEARGEGVDFIIINPAAFTHTSVALRDAMLASGIPFIEVHLSNVHAREPFRHHSYFSDIAEGVICGLGSQGYDLALQAALQRIHR, from the coding sequence ATGTCGACCATACTTGTGCTCCATGGCCCCAACCTGAACATGCTCGGCACCCGGGAGCCCGAGGTTTATGGTTATGAAACACTGGCCGATATTGACGACCGCTTGCACGAGAAAGCGGCCGAGCAAGGCCACCACCTGCTGCATTTGCAATCCAATGCAGAGTACGAATTGATTGAACGAGTACATGAGGCCCGGGGTGAGGGCGTGGATTTTATCATTATCAATCCTGCCGCCTTTACCCATACCAGTGTCGCCCTGCGGGACGCCATGCTGGCCTCCGGCATACCCTTTATAGAAGTGCATTTATCAAATGTGCATGCGCGGGAACCTTTCCGCCATCACTCCTATTTTTCAGATATCGCCGAAGGGGTTATCTGCGGGCTGGGCAGCCAGGGCTACGACCTTGCCCTGCAGGCTGCACTGCAACGAATTCACCGATAG
- the accB gene encoding acetyl-CoA carboxylase biotin carboxyl carrier protein: protein MDIRKIKKLIELLEESDVEELEIHEGDDSVRISRRREQASGGHYVSHYSAPAPQAPAPTPAPEAAPAEQTSAPAAINGHTVKSPMVGTFYRSPSPSAAAFVEVGQKVNVGDVICIVEAMKMMNQIEADKAGTVTEILVENGQPVEFDQPLVVIS, encoded by the coding sequence ATGGATATTCGTAAAATCAAGAAACTGATTGAACTGCTCGAGGAGTCAGACGTCGAGGAGCTGGAGATTCACGAGGGTGACGATTCAGTTCGTATATCGCGCCGTCGGGAACAGGCCTCCGGTGGCCATTACGTGAGCCACTACTCAGCACCCGCGCCCCAGGCTCCGGCACCGACCCCAGCACCCGAGGCAGCGCCGGCTGAACAAACCTCTGCACCAGCCGCCATCAATGGCCATACAGTGAAATCTCCGATGGTGGGCACCTTCTACCGCTCACCGTCCCCGAGCGCTGCAGCGTTTGTCGAAGTTGGCCAGAAGGTAAACGTTGGTGATGTCATCTGCATTGTGGAAGCCATGAAGATGATGAACCAGATCGAAGCCGACAAGGCCGGTACCGTTACCGAAATTCTGGTCGAAAATGGCCAGCCGGTTGAGTTTGACCAGCCCCTGGTCGTCATTTCCTGA